The region TCCAGCGACTCATCGTTCTCGTCTTGCCTGGGTGGAACAAAACGCTCACCGAGCATGCGCAGTTTGCCTGAGACTGATAACAGGGATGTCGTCAGGATGGGCAAAGCCTTGGAAGGAGTCATCAGGTTGACCCCTTCTGGCACGAGGCATAACTTCTTGCCACGAAGAATGTAGGCCCCTCGAAAGTTTTTACTCATACCAATCAGAGAATCTTTCAGCCCGAGGCGAAGGCAAAGATTCAATGCTGCTGGTTTATCAGTGATGAAGGAATCGCCCCCCAGATCAATCTGATACCCGGCAATTGATTCAGTCCCAACGAGCCCACCCAGCCGAGATTGCGATTCAAACAACGTGATCTCAAATCGTCGGTTCTGCTCGGCAGCAATTTCGACCAGGCGATGTGCAGCAGCCAGTCCACTCAAGCCACCACCGACAATGGCAATTCGGAAGGGTGAAGAAGATCTTCTGGGAGAATCACTTTTGTACCCGCCCTGATCAGATCCTCCAGGAGCATTCATAATACTTCTCAGAAAAGTGGTCTACTGGCAGGTGAAAGAGCGATTTCAACGAGCACCTGACTCATGAACATGGCGTACCAACTCTTTCACTTTCTCAGGATCGACTTCCGGATAGACACCATGCCCGAGATTAAAGACGTGTCCACGATGACCTCGACTGGCCTCGAGAATGGCATCGGCCTTCGCCTTCAAGATAGGAAGATCAGCTTCGAGGACCAGTGGATCGAGATTGCCCTGAATCCCCTTGGAATCACCGACGAGCTTCCAGACATCACCAATATCGTGCCGCCAATCGATGCCGAGGAGGCTTCCTCCCGCTTCATTCTGCATGGCCAGTAGTGCCGGATTTCCCGTCATGAAGTTGATGACTGCCACATGCGGCATCAATTCCCGAATGACAGCTTTTGTGTGGGGCAAAACAAATTCTCGATAATCCGAAGGAGATAAGCAGCCCGCCCAGCTATCGAAGATCTGCACGGCCTGACATCCGGCAGCCGCCTGGGCCAGCAGATATCTGACAATCGTCCGCGAGAGTCTCCCCATCAGTTCGTGCCATTCTTCCGGATGGTTGTACATCCATCGTTTGGTATGCAGATAATTGCGAGATCCCCCCCCTTCCAGAACATAAGAAGCCAATGTGAATGGCGCCCCGGCAAAACCCAGCAAGGGGATGTTTCCGGGAAGGTCTTTGCGAATGAGGCGAATCGCATCGTAAACAAATCCAAGAGAACTCAAATCTTCGAGTTCGCGAAATCGCTGCAAATCTTCAGGAGCCCGCAAGGGATTATGAATCACAGGCCCTTCCCCTTTGGCGTATTCCAGATCAATGCCCATGGGGCGAAGCATGGGCAGTAGATCGGCAAAGAGAATCGCGGCATCGACATCGAGCACTTCCCGCGCAGTGAGCGTCACTTCGGCTGCCAAGGCGGGGGTTTCGCAAAGTTCTAAAAAGGTCACTTTGCTGCGAACAGCCATGTATTCGGGCAGATATCGCCCAGCCTGACGCATGATCCAGATGGGAGTGGTATCAGTCGCTTCACGGCGAACGGCTCGCATAAAGCGACTGTCAGCCAATTCCGTTGTCATCATCAGAGGAGTTACTTTCACAGGAAGATTTTGGGCATGAGGCCATCGAGTTTTCAGCGAAATTTCAGGGATGCCCGCAACAACAAAGATAGACGAGTCGGGCCGAGAATTTCAGCAGCATCCAGGCAAAAGGCAAATCCTTCAGTCTTTGGTAATTCACTGTTTTCGGGCAACAATCGGCAAACCGGCCTCACAAACCAGCTTGACCAGTGGGCCCATTTTAGGATGCTCGGGTTCTAAGTCAGGAGCAAGCCCCTGCTCGATAAGCGTTTCTGTCGCAGTGGGGCCAATCGAACCAATCACACACCGGTTGGCTGCCTGAAGAAACTGTATTTTCAACCCCATGCGATCGGCGACTTCCAGCACATGATGCACCTGCTGAGCACTCGTCCACAAGAGAGCATCAAACTCACCTCGCACACAGGTACGAATCGCATTTTCAAGGGGATTTAAATCTTCTGGCAAAGCCCATCGATAGACGGGAACCCTCGTCACAATGGCACCACGCTGCTGAAGTTCCTCGTACAATAACTCATTGGGCTGACCATATTCCTGCACAGCCATCGAAACGGATTGAAGTGCACCCCAATCGTCGAGAGTGGAAAGCAGTTCTCGCCAGGTGTTTGGTTCGGGGGCACGCGCATCAACATGCACACCCCACTCCCTCAGCACGGCATGGGGTTTGGGCCCACGAACAATCGTCACGCAGCGATCCCAGGCAGCCAGGATCTCGTCTCTGGGAAATCGAGTTTCCAATACTTCAAGTAAAGCTCTCGCCCCCACACCGGTGAGGAAAACCATCAGGCGGAATTCGTGATTGAGTAATCGTTCCCCAAATCGGAACGCCTCAGGGTTCTCTCCGAGAGAAATCTCACGCATCGACGGTGCAATCGTGGCGAGCCCGCCCATACGCTCGATCAGCGAAGCCATCTCCTCGCCACGGCGGCTCTCGAAAGAGCAGATTTTCAGGCGGTCAGTCTTATCATTACTGACTGGATGAGATGAGCTCTGCACGTTCGCCTTTCCCAACATGTCACCTGCTTCAGCAGTCTCTGAATGACCAGATTGCTCGCTGAAGTGTATCAAACATGTGAGGTGGCGTCCGCTGGACATCACCCGGAAAGCTGGTGGTAGATAAATTCCACCAGACTTGGGGAGTACTCAGCGCAAATTCCAAGATGAACAAAAGGCCGACAGGGGTGAAAGACTGGCAGTGTAGGCGCTCGCCCGAGTAAAGCCAAACGACCACACCCGGCTACACTGCCAGCCTTTCACCCCTGTGCAGGCTGTCTAATCAGTGGGCAATTTATGCGCCATTCGTTGAACAAACGGCACGACACCCGAGAAATGCAAGAATTGAACTTGTTTTCGCACATTTGACCTCTTCAATTTTTCACAGGAGCATCAATGGCCGATTCGGAATGGCTGATCTCTTAAGCAAATGGGCTGGCTCTTCGCTTAACTTTCATGCAATCACAAAAATATACAAAAAAACACTAATGTATCTGGAATTACATCACTTCATGACGATGCATAACGCACCTTCAGTTCCCGCATTTCGGATTTTCTTGCGACGACAGCCAGTCAAATTAGTACAATCAAAACAGCATCCGTATTCTGGAAGTTGAGCTAAGGATCAGCAGGCGTGGATAACGCTGAACCACTAGAACATTGGACATCCCATATCGGCCTTTTCGGGTGGTACAAACTGGCGTTTCCCCCCAGTTGGAGTCTCATCGAGCGGCAGGGACATGTCCTGCTCCGCCCTGCAGAAGGCCAGGCGACACTCTCTTTAACCGTCTCGTGGTCCAATCAGCCAGCCGATCCACAATCTGCACTCAAGAAGCTGCTCATTGATAAGTACGCACACCGCCGCCGCATGCAGGTGCGAGGCTCTGCTCACCCTGGCAACAATACTGGCTGGCATTGCGGCGAGACACTTCTTCAGCCTCCTGCGAGTTTCTGGAAACGTTTGTGGGAACGCGGGAATTGGCAGAAGTTTCAGGTGACCGTGATTGCTGAAGGGCACCTGCTGCTGGTGGCAGAGCTGTTACAAGGGAGTGATGTTGATCATGAGTTTCAGACGTTAGCAAAAGTTGTGATCCAGACTCTGAAACTGAATCCTGCACCCTGCGATCCACCGAATGTCTTTATCGCCAGAGCTGTCGATTTTATTCGACAGGCTCATCCCGATCTGAATTGTCAGCAGGCTGGTGATCTGCAGATTCATCTGGGAGGGAGCACTGTCAGCCTCGTGAATTTTTACCGCGAGTACCTGCATAGACCCAACTACTTTGAAGCGATTCTCGAAAACGCCGTGGGAACTCTGGTCAACCTGCAAAAGGAGACCTCCGGGAACTTTCGTCCCAAACGGGAGAGCGTAGTTCATCGGCTGATTCCCATGCTTTACCCCCAAAAATCGATTCGAAATGCCGTCGGTCCAGGACTGTTTGATACGGATCACTGGGAAGGCGGCCCCTTGCAACTGGCAACTCGCGAAGCCAACGAACTGGGTTTCGTCTGTGAAGGGTTCGCAGCAGATCTGGCGATGACTTATGTTGTTGATGAAGAGCAGGCGTACTGGTATGTGCAGCCGGCACAGCTTGAAGACTGGGAGATGACTTACGAGGAACTGCGATCCATTGCTCTGGAAAATCTCGATCGACATTTTGAAGCCCACCCGATGGAAATGACCGTCATCGAGAGTGAGCACGGACCGGCGGTCGCCATGCCTACCAAACCGGATGCCTACAATGCCGCACGACTGGCGAGTGAGTCTTTCCGCGAGCGATTACGTCTACTTCTGGGCGGGTCGTGTGTGGTCGGTGTCCCGAATCGAGATTTTTTCGTCGCAGTCAGCCTTTCCTGTGAAGAGACTGTTGAACAAATTCGTGAACGAGTGACCGTGGATCATCACCAGATGACCCATCCACTCACTTCGCGACTGCTGCTGATTACGGCCGATGGTGTCAGCGAATATGTCTGAAGTCGCGATTACAAGTTGAGTATTCGTATCATCCATTGAATCGCACACTGGAATTATTCATACAGTATCGGTTAGGTGCACAATCGCCTCGTTGAAATCAATGCTTAATTGCTAAGGGAAATGTTTGTGGAACGCTCGATGATTCTTCTGGGGACGGGAACCAGTCATGGCGTTCCGATCATTGGGTGTCACTGTCCGATCTGTCTGTCAGAAAACCCTCGAAATCGCCGGACACGTTCAGGCGTTGCAGTCGAAGCCCCCGAAGGTCTTTTTCTGATCGACACATCGCCCGAGCTGCGAATTCAACTCATTCGAGAGAAGATCGATCTCGTCCATGCGGCAATCTACACGCATTCCCATGCCGACCATATCTTCGGGCTCGATGACCTCAGGCTCTTTGGTTATCGACTCAATCGACCAATCCCCCTCTACTGCGAAGAAATTGTCGAGCAACAATTAAGAGCAGCGTTCTCGTACGCGTTTGTCCCTCCGCCCCCTGATTTGCACATGGGGGCTGTCCCCATGCTCAAATTTGAGCGACTCTCTCTGGAACCTTTTCAACTTTTAGGGCTGAATATCCTTCCCATCCGTTTGATGCACGGCAAACTTCCCGTCCTGGGTTTCCGGATTGGGAATGTGGCTTTCTGCACTGATGTCAGCTTTATCCCCGAAGAGAGTCTGGAGCGACTCATGGGCCTGGATGTGCTCATTATCGATGCCCTTCGCGACACACCTCATGCCACGCATTTTGGGATTCCGCAGGCACTGGAGATTATCCAATTGACACAGCCCAAACGAGCTTTTTTGACCCACGTTTCGCATCATCTCGATTACGAAACGACCAACAAGCGACTCCCGCCTCATGTGGAACTGGCGTATGATGGCTTGCGAATCCCCTTGACCTGAGATCGTGATCTTGGGAAGTTCACTCTCTGTGTCAATGACTTCCTGGTGCACAGAAGACAGGCCGCCCGATGAACCACGAACAGGCGTGCTGGAATTATCTCAAGTTGGCCAGTGTGGCAGACCAGAAGGGGCAATGGCTGCCTCGCAATCGCCTCCTGCTCATGGTTTCAATCACTGCAGCGCGCGCCGGCTGGCTGGATCTGGCTGACAAAGCTCGACAGTTATTGATTGCCTCAAATCCCAGACATCCCTTGAACTCACCCCTGCCGATCGCCAACTCGCTCAATCAGGAATCTGTTCAGTCACTGATTGATCGTTACTCCAGGCAGGTGAACTATGAGCGGGCAGAGCATCTGGTACTGCAATCGCACGACGCCCAAAGTCTCCCGCCAGAAACGAGTGAGTATCAGGCATGCCTGGAACTTTTCCATCGGCTGTCCACAAACACGACTGGCACGTCGTTTTCTGCAGAAGATGCTTGAATATTCTGATTGCGCAGTTTTTGGCGGTGCCATTATGGAGTTGGTACTTGGTAGACATCCTTGTACCACGTGAGCAATCGGCGAGTCATCGCTGCCACACGGGCCTGATCTGCCGATGCCCGGTTGGTTGTTTCCTGCGGATCGAGTTCAAGCTGATAAAGTTCCGCATGCTGCCCCTCGTGATCGACTAGAAGTTTCCATGGGCCTTCACGCATGGCCAGGAATGGACTGCGATTGGCTGCATCTTTCGGGAAGGCGAACGCTTCGGACTTACGTCCGTATTCCCAGAAATCTGCTCGTAGCTGCTGCTCTTCAATCACTGGTCCTGCCGTCGCCTGTGTGAAACTCCCTGAGCAATTGTGTCCATCGAGCTTCCAGGAATTGGAGGCCAGCAACTGCTCGCCAGTGCTTCCTCCGGCATAGGCAAGTAATGTAGGAAGCAGATCGAGACTGGTCAGAACCGTTCGATCATCCACTGCACCGGCAGGAATTCTTCCAGGCTGCCAGACGATGAAAGGCACTCGAATTCCCCCTTCATACAAACTGAGTTTGGAGCCGCGTAACCCTCCGGTCCGTTCCTGATCAAAGGTGGGCAGCGGTCCATTGTCACCCATAAAGACCACCAGTGTCTTTTCGGCCATGGAATTCTGGCGAATCGCTTCGATCAATCGTCCCATCTGCTGATCAAGATTCGCCATCACGGCTCGATAGCGATCACGCTCCGTCACTTCCCTGGCAGGAGTAGCGCCCTGCTGTAGAGCAGATAACTGCTCCTGGCTGGGCCTGAAAGGAACATGGACATCATCCAGCCAGAGAGTAATGAGAGCCGGCTGTTGAGGATCTTTTTTCAGAAACTCCATAGTCTGATCAACCAGCCAGTGTGTTCGTCGGGAACGGTGCACCTGACCCGGCTCTAACTGTTCTGACCACGGTGGATACTGCTTTCCCAGAGGAGTGGCAGGTTCCGGGCTTTCCCATGTCCCTTGGGCATGGTCGTAGCCATACGCCGCGAACTTGGGAGCATTGGTCACATCTCGACCACCACCTAAATGCCATTTTCCCAAATGGCAGGTTCGATACCCGATCGATTTGAAAATTCTCGCCATGGAAGGAGCTGTAGGGCTCAAAAAAT is a window of Planctopirus limnophila DSM 3776 DNA encoding:
- the hemE gene encoding uroporphyrinogen decarboxylase, encoding MKVTPLMMTTELADSRFMRAVRREATDTTPIWIMRQAGRYLPEYMAVRSKVTFLELCETPALAAEVTLTAREVLDVDAAILFADLLPMLRPMGIDLEYAKGEGPVIHNPLRAPEDLQRFRELEDLSSLGFVYDAIRLIRKDLPGNIPLLGFAGAPFTLASYVLEGGGSRNYLHTKRWMYNHPEEWHELMGRLSRTIVRYLLAQAAAGCQAVQIFDSWAGCLSPSDYREFVLPHTKAVIRELMPHVAVINFMTGNPALLAMQNEAGGSLLGIDWRHDIGDVWKLVGDSKGIQGNLDPLVLEADLPILKAKADAILEASRGHRGHVFNLGHGVYPEVDPEKVKELVRHVHESGAR
- a CDS encoding uroporphyrinogen-III synthase gives rise to the protein MQSSSHPVSNDKTDRLKICSFESRRGEEMASLIERMGGLATIAPSMREISLGENPEAFRFGERLLNHEFRLMVFLTGVGARALLEVLETRFPRDEILAAWDRCVTIVRGPKPHAVLREWGVHVDARAPEPNTWRELLSTLDDWGALQSVSMAVQEYGQPNELLYEELQQRGAIVTRVPVYRWALPEDLNPLENAIRTCVRGEFDALLWTSAQQVHHVLEVADRMGLKIQFLQAANRCVIGSIGPTATETLIEQGLAPDLEPEHPKMGPLVKLVCEAGLPIVARKQ
- a CDS encoding DUF1444 family protein; the encoded protein is MDNAEPLEHWTSHIGLFGWYKLAFPPSWSLIERQGHVLLRPAEGQATLSLTVSWSNQPADPQSALKKLLIDKYAHRRRMQVRGSAHPGNNTGWHCGETLLQPPASFWKRLWERGNWQKFQVTVIAEGHLLLVAELLQGSDVDHEFQTLAKVVIQTLKLNPAPCDPPNVFIARAVDFIRQAHPDLNCQQAGDLQIHLGGSTVSLVNFYREYLHRPNYFEAILENAVGTLVNLQKETSGNFRPKRESVVHRLIPMLYPQKSIRNAVGPGLFDTDHWEGGPLQLATREANELGFVCEGFAADLAMTYVVDEEQAYWYVQPAQLEDWEMTYEELRSIALENLDRHFEAHPMEMTVIESEHGPAVAMPTKPDAYNAARLASESFRERLRLLLGGSCVVGVPNRDFFVAVSLSCEETVEQIRERVTVDHHQMTHPLTSRLLLITADGVSEYV
- a CDS encoding MBL fold metallo-hydrolase, whose translation is MFVERSMILLGTGTSHGVPIIGCHCPICLSENPRNRRTRSGVAVEAPEGLFLIDTSPELRIQLIREKIDLVHAAIYTHSHADHIFGLDDLRLFGYRLNRPIPLYCEEIVEQQLRAAFSYAFVPPPPDLHMGAVPMLKFERLSLEPFQLLGLNILPIRLMHGKLPVLGFRIGNVAFCTDVSFIPEESLERLMGLDVLIIDALRDTPHATHFGIPQALEIIQLTQPKRAFLTHVSHHLDYETTNKRLPPHVELAYDGLRIPLT
- a CDS encoding sulfatase-like hydrolase/transferase, producing the protein MTSPALTVSPAHPHIIVIVVDDMGLGDLGCYGGKIQPTPALDQLASEGKRWTQFYSASCICSPSRAALVTGRYPGRHKITSYLQTRAGNKACGQADFLSPTAPSMARIFKSIGYRTCHLGKWHLGGGRDVTNAPKFAAYGYDHAQGTWESPEPATPLGKQYPPWSEQLEPGQVHRSRRTHWLVDQTMEFLKKDPQQPALITLWLDDVHVPFRPSQEQLSALQQGATPAREVTERDRYRAVMANLDQQMGRLIEAIRQNSMAEKTLVVFMGDNGPLPTFDQERTGGLRGSKLSLYEGGIRVPFIVWQPGRIPAGAVDDRTVLTSLDLLPTLLAYAGGSTGEQLLASNSWKLDGHNCSGSFTQATAGPVIEEQQLRADFWEYGRKSEAFAFPKDAANRSPFLAMREGPWKLLVDHEGQHAELYQLELDPQETTNRASADQARVAAMTRRLLTWYKDVYQVPTP